From the genome of Neodiprion pinetum isolate iyNeoPine1 chromosome 3, iyNeoPine1.2, whole genome shotgun sequence, one region includes:
- the LOC124214105 gene encoding anaphase-promoting complex subunit 11-like isoform X4, protein MKVTIKSWTGVATWRWIANDDNCGICRMPFDASCPDCKIPGDDCPLVWGQCSHCFHIHCIMKWLHSQQTSHLCPMCRQEWKFKE, encoded by the exons ATGAAAGTTACGATCAAAA GTTGGACGGGCGTTGCTACTTGGCGTTGGATAGCGAACGACGACAACTGCGGCATTTGCCGAATGCCATTCGATGCCAGCTGCCCAGATTGCAAAATACCCGGCGACGATTGCCCTttag TGTGGGGCCAGTGCTCGCATTGTTTTCACATCCACTGCATCATGAAGTGGCTGCACTCGCAGCAGACAAGTCACCTCTGCCCCATGTGTCGCCAGGAGTGGAAATTCAAGGAGTAA